A stretch of the Streptomyces sp. WMMB303 genome encodes the following:
- a CDS encoding lanthionine synthetase C family protein, protein MTTELEQAQALTQEFAAHLAQHAAPLEDEPWAEQSLAEGAAGIALFHIEYAAQGRSPWSPAHRWIAEAAARDISAADTTGLYLGAPALAFVLNTVPDTVRHFYQDAYSALRDNVIALAHRRADAALARLHRGALTTFGEYDTFFGLTGIGAYLLGSAPDSSAMERVLSYLVALTRPLDNNHPTPGWWVDHDPHREHTMPGGHGNLGAAHGITGPLLLLAQAERHGVRVEGQADAIRAICDHLDTWRQEGEAGPWWPEHLTLADLESGRSHQRAPGRPSWCYGTPGIARAGQLAGIALNDPALQLLYEDALHQCLSDPGQLAQISDTTLCHGWAGLYQTAFRAARDARTPHLAALLPALRKDLTTHARPSVTKGLGLLEGDAGCALALTTVSADRTPTTGWDACLLIN, encoded by the coding sequence ATGACGACGGAGCTTGAACAGGCCCAGGCCCTCACGCAGGAGTTCGCCGCGCACCTGGCGCAGCACGCCGCACCACTCGAGGACGAACCTTGGGCTGAGCAGTCCCTCGCCGAGGGCGCCGCCGGCATCGCCCTGTTCCACATCGAGTACGCCGCGCAAGGCCGATCACCCTGGTCGCCCGCGCACCGCTGGATCGCTGAGGCTGCAGCCAGGGACATCAGCGCAGCCGACACCACCGGCCTCTACCTCGGTGCCCCGGCCCTCGCCTTCGTCCTGAACACCGTCCCCGACACCGTGCGACATTTCTACCAGGACGCTTACTCCGCCCTGCGCGACAACGTCATCGCCCTGGCGCACCGCCGCGCCGACGCCGCTCTCGCCCGGCTGCATCGCGGAGCCCTGACCACCTTCGGCGAATACGACACCTTCTTCGGGCTCACCGGGATCGGCGCCTACCTGCTGGGCAGCGCTCCCGACAGCAGCGCGATGGAACGCGTTCTCAGCTACCTGGTCGCGCTGACCCGTCCCCTCGACAACAACCATCCCACTCCTGGCTGGTGGGTAGACCATGATCCTCACCGCGAACACACCATGCCGGGCGGACACGGAAACCTGGGCGCAGCGCACGGCATCACAGGCCCACTACTGCTGCTGGCCCAAGCCGAGCGCCACGGCGTCCGCGTCGAGGGCCAGGCGGACGCGATCCGTGCGATCTGCGACCACCTCGACACTTGGCGGCAGGAGGGCGAAGCAGGCCCGTGGTGGCCCGAACACCTCACGCTCGCCGATCTCGAATCCGGCCGCTCCCACCAGCGTGCACCCGGCCGGCCGAGCTGGTGCTATGGCACGCCCGGCATTGCGAGAGCGGGGCAGCTCGCCGGAATCGCACTGAACGACCCGGCACTCCAGCTCCTCTACGAGGACGCATTGCACCAGTGCCTCAGCGACCCCGGGCAACTCGCCCAGATCTCCGACACGACCCTGTGCCACGGCTGGGCGGGCCTGTACCAAACAGCCTTCCGGGCAGCTCGCGACGCCCGTACACCCCATCTGGCTGCCCTCCTCCCAGCTCTCCGCAAGGACCTGACTACCCACGCCCGCCCGTCTGTGACCAAGGGGCTCGGCCTCCTGGAGGGCGATGCCGGATGCGCTTTGGCCCTCACAACGGTCTCCGCCGACCGGACACCAACCACTGGATGGGATGCATGTCTGCTGATCAACTGA
- a CDS encoding thiopeptide-type bacteriocin biosynthesis protein has product MTEFDQRLPVDLDHPVHRRLVHTRLHDVHELELREVADDDQCGWIGRAHEILLAFVRTAPAASTTSLSPLRAHQPVPPVQLPGDGEVLRMHLNTHPNRYDEILDWHLPRLLAALGQPMWWFTRHRELARPEAGQHLALTLHLTGDYGAAAAAVNAWATDLHHQRLLSSLTFESYRPQTGRYGTGQAMDAAHRVFAADSTAALAQIRLTSSYDIAPQSLTAVSLVDIAAHLLTSRDDAWTWLIERTPAHGRPDRTLREQAIQLYDAEQQTLALQGGAEIVEAWEQRARVLTAYRQALIETEHDPTTVLRSLFHHHQVRALGVGPTAEAATLHLARTIALRHRPIRVER; this is encoded by the coding sequence TTGACCGAGTTCGACCAACGGCTTCCCGTCGACCTCGATCACCCTGTGCACCGCCGCCTCGTTCACACCCGACTCCACGACGTCCACGAACTGGAACTGCGCGAGGTCGCTGACGACGACCAGTGCGGCTGGATCGGCCGGGCCCACGAGATCCTGCTCGCCTTCGTACGGACCGCACCCGCGGCCTCCACCACGTCGCTGTCCCCACTCCGCGCTCATCAGCCCGTTCCGCCTGTGCAGCTCCCTGGTGACGGCGAGGTGTTGCGGATGCATCTAAACACCCACCCCAACCGGTATGACGAAATCCTGGACTGGCACCTTCCGCGTCTGTTGGCTGCACTCGGCCAGCCGATGTGGTGGTTCACCCGACACCGGGAACTCGCCCGCCCAGAGGCCGGACAACACCTCGCGCTAACCCTGCACCTCACTGGCGACTACGGGGCAGCGGCCGCCGCAGTGAACGCCTGGGCGACCGACCTTCACCACCAGCGCCTGCTGTCCAGCCTCACCTTCGAGTCCTACCGGCCCCAGACCGGCCGATACGGGACGGGGCAGGCAATGGACGCCGCGCACCGCGTGTTCGCCGCCGACTCCACCGCAGCCCTCGCGCAGATCCGGCTTACATCCAGCTACGACATCGCACCCCAGTCGCTCACCGCTGTGAGTCTCGTCGACATCGCCGCGCATCTGCTCACGTCCCGAGACGACGCATGGACCTGGTTGATCGAACGCACCCCGGCCCACGGGCGACCCGACCGGACGTTGAGGGAACAAGCCATCCAGCTCTACGACGCTGAACAGCAAACGCTCGCTCTTCAGGGCGGCGCAGAGATCGTCGAGGCATGGGAACAGCGCGCCAGAGTCCTCACCGCATACCGCCAGGCCCTTATCGAGACGGAGCACGACCCGACGACGGTCCTGCGGTCGCTGTTCCACCACCATCAGGTGCGCGCGCTCGGGGTCGGACCCACTGCGGAAGCCGCCACCCTTCACCTCGCCCGCACCATCGCCCTGCGCCACCGGCCGATCCGGGTTGAACGATGA
- a CDS encoding DUF6247 family protein, with protein MSTAPLDGGTPVPPMPERTPKSLRAAIAQHAPQLLVDFDRDWRRDIADAYDLAPVPAFMARWWGEYALARNLELEARVHRLEDEATQEGDYARAKAMIEEAGRIRREAAKAEPGE; from the coding sequence ATGTCCACCGCACCCCTCGACGGCGGGACACCGGTCCCGCCCATGCCCGAGCGGACTCCGAAGTCGCTGCGCGCCGCCATCGCCCAGCATGCGCCGCAACTCCTCGTGGACTTCGACCGCGACTGGCGGCGTGACATCGCCGACGCCTACGACCTTGCCCCCGTCCCCGCCTTCATGGCCCGCTGGTGGGGCGAGTACGCCCTCGCCCGTAACCTCGAACTCGAAGCCAGGGTCCACCGCCTGGAAGACGAGGCCACCCAGGAGGGCGACTACGCGCGCGCCAAGGCGATGATCGAGGAAGCCGGGCGCATCCGCAGGGAAGCCGCGAAGGCGGAACCCGGCGAGTGA
- a CDS encoding protein-tyrosine phosphatase family protein produces MIRGRGLRHDLPAGPTPALTVHLTGRRPLEPSWESLWVPWRDFWLPTDSDTALRTLRLAHRRAAGERVEVCCGGGVGRTGTALSAMCVFEGLNPEEAVTWVREKYHARAVEVPWQRRFIRRALAPRVPDPQEP; encoded by the coding sequence ATGATCAGGGGACGGGGCCTGCGGCACGACCTGCCGGCCGGCCCGACACCGGCACTCACCGTGCACCTCACCGGCCGGCGGCCGCTTGAGCCGTCCTGGGAGTCCCTGTGGGTTCCCTGGCGCGACTTCTGGCTCCCCACCGACTCCGATACCGCGCTGCGCACACTCCGCCTCGCTCACCGGCGGGCCGCGGGTGAACGTGTCGAGGTGTGTTGCGGCGGAGGAGTCGGACGGACCGGAACGGCCCTGTCGGCGATGTGCGTCTTCGAGGGCCTGAACCCCGAGGAGGCCGTCACCTGGGTACGGGAGAAGTACCACGCCCGCGCGGTCGAGGTGCCCTGGCAACGACGGTTCATCCGCCGTGCCCTGGCGCCCCGGGTGCCCGACCCGCAGGAGCCGTGA
- a CDS encoding response regulator transcription factor, with the protein MIAEDSTLLREGLVRLLADEGHEITASVGTATELLAAVESGPPDTVILDVRMPPTHTDEGLRAALEIRRRRPGTGVLILSQYVEHRYATELLTTDATGVGYLLKDRVVQVDEFLDALERVGSGRTAFDSEVVRQLLARSSHSDPLQRLTPRESEVLAAMAQGHTNAAIAAQLYVSQSAVEKHVNAIFDKLDLDRSTAYSRRVLAVLRYLGS; encoded by the coding sequence ATGATCGCGGAGGACTCGACACTGCTGCGCGAGGGGCTGGTGCGGCTCCTGGCCGACGAGGGGCACGAGATCACCGCCTCGGTCGGCACCGCGACCGAGCTGCTGGCCGCGGTGGAGAGCGGACCACCCGACACGGTGATCCTCGATGTCCGGATGCCCCCCACCCACACCGACGAAGGGCTGCGGGCCGCCCTGGAGATCCGGCGCCGCCGGCCGGGAACCGGCGTCCTCATCCTGTCGCAGTACGTCGAGCACCGCTACGCGACCGAGTTGTTGACCACCGATGCCACCGGCGTGGGCTACCTGCTCAAGGACCGGGTCGTCCAGGTCGACGAGTTCCTGGACGCACTGGAACGCGTCGGCTCCGGCCGCACCGCCTTCGACTCCGAGGTGGTGCGGCAACTCCTCGCCCGCAGCAGCCATTCCGACCCTCTGCAAAGGCTCACGCCGCGGGAGAGCGAAGTCCTGGCCGCCATGGCACAGGGGCACACGAACGCGGCCATCGCCGCCCAGCTGTACGTCTCGCAGAGCGCGGTCGAGAAACACGTCAACGCCATCTTCGACAAACTCGACCTCGACCGCTCCACCGCCTACAGCCGCCGAGTCCTGGCAGTGCTGCGCTATCTCGGGTCGTGA
- a CDS encoding sensor histidine kinase yields MRTLRRRWFRVTVGVLCGALSAVAELVLVLAGGLWSLAVSGGRTGTGPPRGVAVTAGRLAGWERRRMSAWYGTDPAVPAGGSAAFAYLAARCGVGLLGGVVLLAAAVGAGYASFLAWGWFVLAEIEYPATVLLSALGGLFLLFLCAQGLHGVASLDAHLARRFAGGSEHEVLQRRIGELAASRAGVVEAVHDERRRIERDLHDGVQQRLVALGMLLGRARRDTDPARARELVLQAHAESQQALTQLREVAWRVYPAVLDEDGLPEALETVAARAGIPVRLSARVGDGLPRTVRTVAYFVVAECVTNAVKHSGASCASVHVEQRGDVLDVRVEDDGRGGADPSGGGLLGLARRVAALDGHLTVHSPAGGPTRITAELPCD; encoded by the coding sequence ATGCGCACATTGAGACGCCGGTGGTTCCGGGTGACCGTAGGGGTTCTCTGCGGTGCGCTGTCAGCGGTGGCCGAACTGGTCCTCGTTCTCGCGGGCGGTCTGTGGTCGCTCGCCGTGTCGGGCGGGCGCACCGGTACCGGCCCGCCGCGCGGGGTGGCGGTCACAGCCGGACGGCTGGCCGGCTGGGAGCGCCGACGGATGTCCGCCTGGTACGGAACCGACCCGGCCGTGCCCGCCGGCGGGAGTGCCGCCTTCGCCTATCTCGCGGCGCGGTGCGGCGTCGGGCTGCTGGGCGGCGTCGTCCTGCTGGCCGCGGCCGTCGGTGCCGGCTACGCCTCGTTCCTGGCATGGGGCTGGTTCGTCCTCGCGGAGATCGAGTATCCCGCGACTGTGCTGCTGTCCGCTCTCGGCGGGCTGTTCCTGCTCTTCCTGTGCGCTCAGGGCCTGCACGGGGTGGCGTCGCTGGACGCACACCTCGCCCGGCGCTTCGCCGGCGGAAGCGAACACGAAGTCCTGCAACGCCGTATCGGTGAACTGGCCGCAAGCCGCGCCGGGGTGGTCGAGGCCGTGCACGACGAACGGAGACGGATCGAACGCGATCTGCACGACGGTGTACAGCAGCGTCTCGTGGCGCTCGGCATGCTGCTGGGCCGGGCACGCCGCGACACGGACCCGGCCAGGGCCCGGGAACTGGTGCTCCAGGCGCACGCCGAGTCCCAGCAGGCGCTGACACAACTCCGGGAAGTCGCCTGGCGCGTGTACCCCGCGGTACTGGACGAGGACGGGCTGCCCGAGGCGCTGGAGACCGTCGCCGCGCGTGCGGGTATCCCGGTGCGGCTCTCCGCGCGCGTGGGCGACGGCCTGCCCCGGACCGTACGGACGGTGGCGTACTTCGTGGTGGCCGAGTGCGTCACCAACGCGGTCAAGCATTCCGGGGCTTCGTGCGCGTCGGTGCACGTCGAGCAGCGGGGTGATGTGCTGGATGTGCGCGTGGAGGACGACGGCCGCGGCGGCGCCGATCCTTCGGGCGGCGGTCTGCTCGGCCTGGCCCGGCGCGTGGCCGCCCTCGACGGGCACCTCACCGTCCACAGCCCCGCCGGCGGCCCGACCCGCATCACCGCGGAGTTGCCGTGCGACTGA
- a CDS encoding DedA family protein, with product MIINAASQLPAGGVAGWAADLTESLGAVGAGVAIALENLFPPLPSEVILPLAGFAAARGDLSLAAVLWWTTAGSVAGALALYALGALLGRDRMVALAARIPLVKVSDIHRAEAWFARHGTKAVFFGRMIPLFRSMISVPSGIERMRLPLFLALTTAGSALWNALFVLAGYLLGERWHQVTDLAGTYSTAVLAATALAVLGFAVLRLVRAGSGGRRAGG from the coding sequence GTGATCATCAATGCTGCTTCTCAGCTGCCGGCCGGCGGCGTCGCCGGGTGGGCCGCCGATCTGACGGAATCCCTGGGCGCCGTGGGCGCGGGCGTGGCCATCGCGCTGGAGAACCTCTTCCCGCCGCTGCCGAGCGAAGTCATCCTGCCGCTCGCCGGATTCGCCGCCGCCCGGGGGGATCTCTCGCTGGCCGCGGTGCTGTGGTGGACGACTGCCGGCTCGGTCGCCGGCGCGCTGGCCCTCTACGCGCTCGGAGCCCTTCTCGGCCGGGATCGCATGGTGGCGTTGGCGGCCCGGATCCCTCTGGTGAAGGTCTCCGACATCCACCGCGCCGAGGCGTGGTTCGCACGGCACGGCACCAAGGCCGTCTTCTTCGGACGGATGATTCCCCTCTTCCGCAGCATGATCTCCGTCCCCTCAGGCATCGAACGGATGCGCCTTCCGCTCTTCCTGGCCCTGACCACGGCCGGCAGCGCCCTGTGGAACGCGCTCTTCGTCCTCGCCGGTTACCTGCTCGGCGAGCGCTGGCACCAGGTGACCGACCTCGCCGGGACCTACTCCACGGCGGTCCTGGCCGCCACCGCGCTCGCCGTTCTCGGCTTCGCCGTTCTCCGCCTGGTGAGGGCCGGAAGCGGCGGACGTCGCGCCGGCGGCTGA
- a CDS encoding MMPL family transporter: MPKKPATVRIARWSAAHPWSAIGLWIAFVAVCLFLGGAAGTNAISDEESGVGESGRAGRIVHSGDFPEKPEENVLITAEDGGELDRTAGQAAAAEVVRRMTALAEVESVGDPVLSPNGKALLVPVTMKGDTENADRRVGPLLEAGTAVEDGHEGLRVDEVGTGSTAKGLSETLGEDFERAELISLPLTLLILLVVFGAITAAGVPVVLALSCVGAAIGLSSLASHVLPETSAVSNVILLMGMAVGVDYSLFYLKREREERRAGKSHVDAIEIAAETSGHTVVVSGTTVIVAMAGLYLADEATFASLATGSIIVVAVAVLASLTVLPALLAKLGRWVDKPKVPVLWRLTLRPGESRVWPALLRPALSRPLTTLVVSVGALLLLAAPALGMKLKQPGSDDLSRDIPVVRAMDRLTEAFPSKGTVHQVAVRAPAGRAEEVKAALEALLERTADDGLFAHDSTPTIEESADRRVHTVDIGTPHRPESDGARESLDVLRGWVPQAVNDVPGAESAVGGKVAQGVDFTGHLEARLPWVVGFVLLLTFVTMVLIFRSLAVALSAILLNLLSAAASFGVLVAVFQHTWAEGLLAFTSSGAVVSWLPLFLFVVLFGLSMDYHVFVVSRIREAASEGATVRAAIRAGITRSAGVVTSAAIVMVGVFAIFGTLSMVEFKQLGVGLAAAILLDAAIIRIYVLPALMTALGRWNWWPGGTSGSGAADIPQADSTCLVPDGRPQPARLASRQSHRQGAHQPAGLAPPAGQGGHPQQQPRPGRHRRDTP; this comes from the coding sequence GTGCCGAAGAAACCGGCAACGGTGCGGATCGCACGATGGAGCGCCGCACATCCCTGGTCCGCCATCGGCCTGTGGATCGCGTTCGTCGCCGTGTGCCTCTTCCTGGGGGGAGCGGCCGGCACCAATGCGATCAGCGACGAGGAGTCGGGGGTGGGCGAGTCGGGCCGGGCGGGAAGAATCGTGCACTCCGGGGATTTCCCCGAGAAGCCCGAGGAGAACGTACTGATCACCGCCGAGGACGGCGGAGAGCTGGACCGGACCGCCGGACAGGCGGCGGCAGCGGAGGTGGTCCGGAGGATGACGGCGCTCGCCGAAGTGGAGAGCGTCGGTGATCCGGTCCTCTCGCCGAACGGCAAGGCGCTGCTGGTCCCCGTCACCATGAAAGGCGACACGGAGAACGCCGACCGGCGGGTCGGGCCCCTGCTCGAAGCGGGCACGGCCGTCGAGGACGGTCACGAGGGCCTGCGGGTCGACGAGGTGGGCACCGGCTCCACGGCGAAGGGTCTGTCGGAGACCCTCGGCGAGGACTTCGAGCGGGCCGAACTGATCAGCCTTCCGCTGACGCTGCTGATCCTGCTCGTCGTCTTCGGTGCGATCACCGCGGCGGGCGTGCCCGTGGTGCTGGCACTCTCCTGCGTCGGCGCCGCCATCGGGCTCTCCTCGCTCGCCTCCCACGTGCTGCCCGAGACCAGCGCGGTCAGCAACGTCATCCTGCTCATGGGCATGGCCGTGGGCGTGGACTATTCGCTCTTCTACCTCAAGCGGGAGCGCGAGGAACGCCGTGCGGGGAAGTCCCACGTGGACGCGATCGAGATCGCGGCGGAGACCTCCGGACACACCGTGGTGGTGTCCGGCACCACGGTGATCGTGGCGATGGCGGGGCTCTATCTGGCCGACGAGGCGACCTTCGCGTCGCTGGCCACCGGTTCGATCATCGTCGTCGCCGTGGCCGTGCTCGCCTCGCTGACCGTGCTGCCCGCCCTGCTCGCCAAGCTCGGCCGCTGGGTCGACAAGCCCAAGGTGCCGGTGCTGTGGCGGCTGACCCTGCGGCCCGGCGAGTCGCGGGTGTGGCCCGCGCTGCTGCGCCCGGCGCTGTCCAGGCCGTTGACCACGCTGGTGGTGTCGGTGGGCGCGCTGCTGCTGCTCGCCGCGCCGGCCCTCGGGATGAAGCTGAAGCAGCCGGGCTCCGACGACCTGTCCCGCGACATCCCGGTGGTGCGGGCCATGGACCGGCTGACCGAGGCCTTCCCCAGCAAGGGCACTGTGCACCAGGTCGCCGTCCGGGCACCCGCCGGCCGGGCCGAGGAGGTGAAGGCCGCATTGGAGGCGTTGCTGGAGCGCACCGCGGACGACGGGCTGTTCGCACACGACTCGACTCCGACGATCGAGGAGTCGGCGGACCGCCGAGTGCACACCGTCGACATCGGCACGCCCCACCGGCCCGAGAGCGACGGCGCCCGCGAGTCCCTGGACGTGCTGCGCGGCTGGGTGCCGCAGGCCGTGAACGACGTGCCCGGCGCGGAGAGCGCGGTCGGCGGCAAGGTGGCACAGGGCGTGGACTTCACCGGGCATCTGGAGGCGCGGCTGCCCTGGGTGGTGGGCTTCGTCCTGCTGCTGACCTTCGTCACCATGGTGCTGATCTTCCGTTCGCTCGCTGTGGCGCTCTCCGCGATCCTGCTGAACCTGCTCTCCGCCGCCGCCTCGTTCGGTGTCCTGGTCGCCGTCTTCCAGCACACCTGGGCGGAGGGCCTGCTCGCCTTCACCAGCTCGGGCGCGGTCGTCTCGTGGCTGCCGCTCTTCCTGTTCGTCGTGCTGTTCGGGCTGTCGATGGACTACCACGTCTTCGTGGTCAGCCGGATCCGCGAAGCCGCGTCCGAGGGCGCCACGGTGCGGGCCGCGATCCGCGCGGGCATCACGCGCTCGGCGGGAGTGGTGACCAGCGCGGCGATCGTCATGGTCGGGGTGTTCGCCATCTTCGGCACGCTGAGCATGGTCGAGTTCAAGCAGTTGGGCGTGGGGCTCGCGGCGGCCATCCTGCTGGACGCCGCGATCATCCGGATCTATGTGCTGCCCGCGCTGATGACGGCGCTCGGCCGGTGGAACTGGTGGCCCGGCGGGACATCCGGCAGCGGCGCGGCGGATATCCCGCAGGCCGATTCGACGTGTCTCGTGCCCGACGGCCGGCCGCAGCCCGCACGGCTCGCCTCCCGGCAGTCGCACCGGCAGGGCGCACACCAGCCGGCCGGGCTCGCGCCGCCTGCCGGGCAGGGCGGCCATCCGCAACAGCAGCCGCGGCCCGGCCGGCACCGCCGGGACACCCCGTGA
- a CDS encoding DUF4132 domain-containing protein: MERSPSEGDPGIPEDYRGVVREQREALWRLVDRAGAAARADDLAGLRDLAEEIRSRIEQGDDRALGNLTPHLADIVAELDVLYDAAYPADCEDDVTALLAAPWPTAHRKALLATFLGCDVRHRLQLDEVAERAVAATDTRLLRVLIRTPLGTLRRETVVRILGALHRAGALDADLVERAVTDDPYLALALAGGRSPAGEATDPPAAFVDAVRTHLDALTWRLVSAPAPADWDELPKGPAPRGLRFVRAALTWQGGPRVARHLGAAELTDEERAALLDLLRDRSPEEQRRAFGWRRPAGDADALLPLFGLEGAGPLLRLIRAMPDGVTRQDRAALLAAVEEAGPDTARRLLEHEPNELVSAVLGENRAQVLKRVGHHSLHGIAAFGMLPLAADETVLDRYLALRASAKKGAKLGPNRRHSHAAAIAVALDHLAQVAGAPDADRLEWDCEARLAAETPTEAEAGSYRVALRIDGAEPALTVSRAGRTLKSAPAAVRADPGYQELRAHQSRLREQARRMRTGLVERLVATAGTLTPDELDRLRSLPAGAAMLPALLWRDRAGTIGLLDEVDTTGPVTAVHPVDLHERRLLGHWQQQLVRRRLRQPVKQAFRELYLLTPAEREAGDVSWRFAGQTVDGKVAGQLLSGRGWSTHGEYDDHQATRTVGGGLVAALDCELSGYFGMGEVRVGGLRFLTGGQRAPGFRGAPAGADGAGTTSVPLADVPPVAFSEAMRDLDLVVSVAGREPEAYPSPAQAVGRAQLLAALVADLGLARVAVEGHTAVVRGTRALYRVHLTSGSIHVEPGGHLCVVPASFGATAHRRLFLPFADEDRMTSIILSKVLLLAEDEQITDPSILTQLASLTAAAGPGS; the protein is encoded by the coding sequence GTGGAGCGTTCCCCCTCCGAGGGCGACCCCGGCATACCGGAGGACTACCGCGGCGTGGTCCGCGAGCAGCGCGAGGCGCTGTGGCGGCTGGTGGACCGGGCGGGGGCCGCAGCGCGGGCCGACGACCTGGCGGGCCTGCGGGACCTCGCCGAGGAGATCCGCTCCCGGATCGAGCAGGGCGACGACCGGGCCCTCGGCAATCTCACCCCGCACCTGGCCGACATCGTCGCCGAACTCGACGTGCTGTACGACGCCGCTTACCCCGCCGACTGCGAGGACGACGTCACCGCACTGCTGGCCGCGCCGTGGCCGACGGCACACCGCAAAGCACTCCTCGCCACCTTCCTCGGCTGCGACGTACGGCACCGGCTGCAATTGGACGAGGTGGCGGAGCGGGCCGTCGCCGCCACCGACACCCGGCTGCTGCGGGTCCTGATCCGCACCCCGCTCGGCACCCTGCGGCGGGAGACCGTCGTGCGGATCCTCGGCGCCCTGCACCGGGCCGGCGCCCTGGACGCGGACCTGGTCGAACGGGCCGTCACCGACGACCCCTACCTCGCCCTCGCCCTCGCCGGAGGCCGCTCACCGGCCGGCGAGGCGACCGACCCACCGGCTGCCTTCGTGGACGCGGTACGGACCCACCTCGACGCGCTGACGTGGCGGCTCGTCTCCGCACCGGCACCGGCCGACTGGGACGAGCTGCCCAAGGGGCCGGCCCCGCGCGGACTGCGCTTCGTCCGGGCCGCCCTGACCTGGCAGGGCGGCCCCCGGGTGGCCCGCCACCTGGGCGCGGCCGAACTGACCGACGAGGAGCGCGCCGCCCTGCTGGACCTGCTGCGGGACCGGTCGCCGGAGGAGCAGCGCCGGGCGTTCGGCTGGCGGCGGCCCGCAGGCGACGCCGACGCGCTGCTCCCGCTGTTCGGCCTGGAAGGGGCCGGGCCGCTGCTGCGGCTGATCCGGGCGATGCCGGACGGCGTCACCCGCCAGGACCGGGCCGCTCTCCTCGCCGCGGTCGAGGAGGCCGGGCCGGACACCGCGCGCCGCCTGTTGGAGCACGAACCGAACGAACTGGTCTCCGCGGTTCTGGGCGAGAACCGGGCCCAGGTGCTCAAGCGCGTCGGACACCACTCGCTGCACGGGATCGCCGCGTTCGGAATGCTGCCTCTCGCCGCGGACGAGACGGTACTCGACCGCTATCTGGCGCTGCGCGCGTCCGCGAAGAAGGGCGCCAAGCTGGGCCCGAACCGCCGACACAGCCACGCCGCCGCGATCGCCGTCGCCCTCGACCACCTGGCCCAGGTGGCGGGCGCACCGGACGCCGACCGCCTCGAATGGGACTGCGAGGCGCGGCTCGCCGCCGAGACCCCCACCGAGGCGGAAGCCGGCTCCTATCGGGTCGCGTTGCGGATCGACGGCGCCGAGCCGGCCCTGACGGTCAGCCGGGCGGGCAGGACGCTGAAGTCGGCGCCCGCGGCCGTCCGCGCCGACCCCGGGTACCAGGAACTGCGCGCGCACCAGAGCCGCTTGCGGGAGCAGGCCCGCCGGATGCGGACCGGGCTGGTGGAGCGGTTGGTCGCCACCGCCGGAACGCTGACGCCCGACGAACTGGACCGGCTGCGCTCGCTGCCCGCCGGCGCGGCGATGCTGCCCGCGCTGCTCTGGCGGGACCGTGCAGGCACGATCGGCCTGCTGGACGAGGTCGACACCACCGGCCCCGTCACCGCGGTCCACCCCGTCGACCTGCACGAACGGCGGCTGCTCGGCCACTGGCAGCAGCAACTGGTGCGGCGCCGGCTCCGCCAGCCGGTCAAACAGGCGTTCCGCGAGCTGTATCTGCTCACCCCGGCCGAGCGCGAGGCCGGCGACGTGTCATGGCGGTTCGCCGGCCAGACGGTCGACGGCAAGGTGGCGGGGCAGCTGCTGTCCGGCCGGGGCTGGTCCACCCACGGCGAGTACGACGACCACCAGGCGACCCGCACCGTCGGTGGCGGCCTCGTGGCGGCGCTGGACTGCGAGTTGAGCGGCTACTTCGGGATGGGCGAGGTCCGCGTCGGCGGACTCCGCTTCCTCACCGGCGGACAGCGCGCCCCCGGCTTCCGCGGCGCCCCGGCCGGGGCGGACGGCGCCGGCACCACCTCGGTGCCGCTGGCCGACGTACCGCCGGTGGCGTTCTCCGAGGCCATGCGGGACCTGGACCTGGTGGTGTCGGTCGCCGGCAGGGAGCCGGAGGCGTACCCGTCCCCGGCGCAGGCTGTGGGCCGGGCACAACTGCTCGCGGCGCTCGTCGCCGACCTGGGCCTGGCCCGGGTCGCCGTCGAAGGGCACACGGCCGTCGTCCGCGGTACCCGGGCCCTCTACCGGGTGCATCTGACCAGCGGCAGCATCCACGTCGAACCGGGCGGCCACCTGTGCGTCGTGCCCGCCTCGTTCGGCGCCACGGCACACCGCCGGCTCTTCCTCCCGTTCGCCGACGAGGACCGGATGACGAGCATCATCCTCAGCAAAGTGCTCCTGCTCGCCGAGGACGAGCAGATCACCGACCCCTCGATCCTCACCCAGCTCGCCTCCCTCACTGCCGCGGCCGGGCCCGGCTCCTGA